The following coding sequences lie in one Micromonospora sp. R77 genomic window:
- a CDS encoding GGDEF domain-containing protein: MSPILHTIVTTVGGIVAGIALAGALLWRQHQALQAARYDATHDELTGLPNRRLLLTRLRAMLSEHAPCGVVLLDLDGFKAVNDTWGHDAGNILLAQVGRLLAGLRAPVEIAARLSGDEFALLVRGDADATAAVARAAWRVIGAAPIDLGCGAISVRASVGYTHTRASTPPRQLLAEADGAMYQAKRTGVGVCRHQPLTAPPGRYGRDRHYC, encoded by the coding sequence GTGTCTCCCATCCTGCACACGATCGTCACTACCGTCGGCGGGATCGTCGCCGGTATTGCTCTCGCCGGCGCCCTGCTGTGGCGCCAGCATCAGGCCCTCCAGGCGGCCCGCTACGACGCCACCCACGACGAGCTCACGGGGCTGCCTAACCGGCGGCTTCTGCTCACCCGGTTGCGGGCCATGCTCAGCGAGCACGCGCCGTGCGGTGTGGTGCTGCTCGACCTCGACGGGTTCAAGGCCGTCAACGACACCTGGGGCCACGACGCCGGCAACATCCTGCTCGCCCAGGTGGGGCGGCTCCTGGCCGGCCTGCGCGCTCCGGTCGAGATCGCCGCCCGCCTGTCCGGGGACGAGTTCGCGTTGCTCGTGCGCGGTGACGCGGACGCCACCGCCGCGGTGGCGCGCGCCGCGTGGCGTGTCATCGGCGCTGCCCCCATCGACCTGGGCTGCGGGGCGATCAGCGTCCGCGCCTCGGTCGGCTACACCCATACCCGCGCCAGCACGCCGCCGCGTCAACTGCTCGCCGAAGCCGACGGGGCGATGTACCAGGCGAAACGCACTGGTGTCGGGGTGTGTAGGCACCAGCCGCTGACCGCACCACCCGGTCGGTACGGCAGGGACCGCCACTACTGCTGA
- a CDS encoding MarR family transcriptional regulator, with translation MTDATSQVTSAHSTLKVLAALADLGDASAAAVAEHAALGYSTTTSKLRAWEESGQAERFRTGDGRTLWRLTAAGRTATAAPGGDMVEGAGFSGTSDPAVAGGGEQRDSGNEPATADDDQTVGRGGPAAVPALDASEVSEEPAAGPDGRGAGVAPDQSTTTATPLTGVGVDAGTASQATDQPPKVRRAGGSLRATILDILEAHPDRQYKTGELARLVDAANAGSGAAKASAGAVANAAIKLVAAGRAVQTVERPATFQLAPASGGR, from the coding sequence ATGACCGACGCAACATCGCAGGTAACTTCAGCCCATAGCACGTTGAAGGTGTTGGCCGCGCTCGCTGACCTCGGCGACGCGTCCGCCGCGGCGGTAGCCGAGCACGCCGCGCTCGGCTACTCCACGACCACGTCGAAGCTGCGTGCCTGGGAGGAGTCTGGGCAGGCGGAGCGGTTCCGTACCGGCGACGGTCGCACCCTGTGGCGGTTGACTGCCGCTGGACGCACCGCCACCGCCGCGCCCGGCGGAGACATGGTGGAGGGGGCCGGTTTCTCCGGCACCTCCGACCCGGCGGTGGCGGGTGGCGGCGAGCAGCGTGACAGCGGCAACGAACCCGCCACGGCGGACGATGACCAGACTGTGGGCCGTGGTGGCCCAGCAGCGGTCCCTGCCCTCGATGCCTCGGAAGTGTCTGAGGAGCCGGCGGCCGGTCCTGACGGTCGGGGCGCGGGCGTGGCACCTGACCAGTCGACGACCACGGCGACACCGCTGACCGGAGTTGGTGTCGACGCTGGTACGGCGTCGCAGGCGACGGACCAGCCGCCGAAGGTTCGCCGGGCCGGTGGGTCGTTACGCGCGACGATTCTCGACATTCTCGAAGCGCACCCCGACCGGCAGTACAAGACCGGTGAGCTTGCGCGGCTCGTGGACGCGGCGAATGCCGGCAGCGGCGCGGCTAAGGCCAGTGCGGGGGCGGTCGCGAACGCGGCCATCAAGCTCGTCGCGGCCGGTCGGGCCGTGCAGACCGTCGAACGACCGGCCACCTTTCAGCTCGCGCCCGCCAGCGGCGGCCGGTAA
- a CDS encoding replication-relaxation family protein, whose translation MSRTLLRDRFDHLRRLTLRDRQLLAWLAEHYVLSTGQITQALFPSARSARLRLATLYSIEAVSRFVDVTTGDRQNLYTLGPLGMLVHPTTFHDPDHPDARAPRTSFDRVARIVGSRNLRHLLGTNQMFVDLISHTRSHPGGQLRRWWSEQHATAAFAIAGIRPDGHGIWSAGGRTVGFFLEHDNATEPLGTVLAKLRAYSRLAEFGPRYPVLLRVPSRRREAHLVDALTGVATAMPVAVGVHDEHPAGAAWTLTADPGVRRCLHELPSDHGPANPATNPHRYLDDSDD comes from the coding sequence ATGTCCCGCACTCTGCTGCGCGACCGGTTCGACCATCTGCGCAGACTCACCCTGCGCGACCGGCAGCTGCTGGCGTGGCTCGCCGAGCACTACGTGCTGTCCACGGGGCAGATCACCCAGGCGTTGTTCCCGTCCGCCCGGTCCGCTCGCCTACGCCTGGCGACCCTGTACTCCATCGAGGCCGTCAGCCGGTTCGTCGACGTGACCACCGGCGACCGGCAAAACCTGTACACCCTCGGCCCCCTGGGCATGCTCGTACACCCCACCACCTTCCACGACCCCGACCACCCGGACGCCCGCGCCCCACGCACCAGCTTTGACCGGGTCGCGCGGATCGTCGGCAGCCGGAACCTGCGGCACCTACTCGGCACGAACCAAATGTTCGTCGACCTGATCAGCCACACCCGCAGCCATCCCGGCGGGCAGCTGCGACGGTGGTGGTCGGAACAACACGCCACCGCCGCGTTCGCCATCGCCGGTATCCGCCCCGACGGACACGGCATCTGGTCCGCAGGCGGCCGCACCGTCGGGTTCTTCCTCGAGCACGACAACGCCACCGAACCCCTCGGTACGGTGCTGGCGAAGCTGCGCGCCTACAGCCGGCTCGCCGAGTTCGGGCCCCGCTATCCGGTGCTATTGCGCGTGCCGAGCCGCCGCCGGGAAGCGCACCTCGTGGACGCCCTTACCGGCGTTGCCACCGCCATGCCCGTCGCCGTCGGTGTCCACGACGAGCACCCTGCCGGTGCGGCGTGGACTCTTACCGCTGACCCCGGCGTACGCCGCTGTCTGCACGAGCTGCCCAGCGACCACGGTCCCGCCAACCCGGCGACCAACCCTCACCGGTATCTCGACGACAGCGACGACTGA
- a CDS encoding helicase HerA domain-containing protein, with product MTSSGIPVHIIPPPPPSGPTPPGPGVVVASSRLTQWIIDAAVWAAHRPWLLAVAAGALIVYVCGLSLHDLWRHHRHARGARVVTIAPPPQVDATGAVDLWANVAGILTPSRRRRLLYGSPHVVWQYTWTGRRLLISIWVPGTVPPGAVEAAVRAAWPGAATTTSPAEPPLPLQVRSAVGGHLLPTAAEWLPLATDHDNDPLRALMSAGSALKADEHACVQVLARPATPRRVGRARRAAGRLRDGKSPVPVINPAVPLLWLIELFLPSAGGGGRSTGRLGRRDPGVERDVRAILDKTSHPLWQTGVRYAVAKDSRRGATDPRPRLRAVADAVASSFAVYAGRNQLAHRARMSAPVAAVARRRLGAGFLASTPELAALAALPRDVAVPGLDRARAKSMPAPVAVATGGRGVKVLGDAEVGGHTVALRVADARYHTHVIGSTGSGKTTLLVNMAVDDIIAGRGTVVIDPHGDMVLDILDRLPASVAERVVLFDPDQPNPPTLNPLSGDDPDLVVDNLVSIFGNIFAKAWGPRMDDVMRVACLTLLRHANVTLQHIPPLLNSAQFRSAMTVGLDDPAGLSGFWQWYDELNPALRSQVIGPVLARLRAFLLRDFVKRTMRYPRSSFDMGKVLDGGVLLVRIPKGTLGEDTSKLLGSLVLAQVWQAATARAKTAPDRRRDATLIIDEAQNFLTLANSLDTMLAEARKYRLSLVLSHQDLAQFPRDLLAAASANARNKIYFSCAPEDARVLARHTLPELDEHDLTHLDAYTAVARLVADGRQTPAFTLKTRPPKRVVGEATAIRQAAAAATPVQDTSAIDDLVEQYSRRGDHASRGQHRQR from the coding sequence ATGACCTCATCAGGCATACCCGTGCACATCATTCCGCCGCCGCCGCCGTCCGGCCCGACCCCGCCCGGGCCCGGTGTCGTGGTGGCCTCGTCCCGCTTAACCCAGTGGATCATTGACGCTGCGGTGTGGGCGGCGCACAGGCCTTGGCTGCTCGCCGTAGCAGCCGGCGCCCTGATCGTCTACGTCTGCGGCCTTAGCCTCCATGACCTGTGGCGACACCACCGCCACGCGCGCGGCGCACGGGTGGTGACGATCGCCCCGCCGCCGCAGGTCGACGCCACCGGCGCTGTAGACCTGTGGGCGAACGTGGCGGGCATCCTCACCCCGTCCCGCCGCCGTCGGTTGCTGTACGGCAGTCCGCATGTGGTGTGGCAGTACACCTGGACCGGGCGGCGGCTGCTGATCTCGATCTGGGTGCCGGGCACCGTGCCGCCCGGCGCGGTTGAGGCGGCGGTGCGCGCCGCGTGGCCCGGTGCTGCCACCACCACCAGCCCGGCGGAACCACCGCTCCCTCTGCAGGTGCGGTCGGCCGTCGGCGGGCACCTGCTGCCCACCGCCGCGGAGTGGTTGCCCCTCGCCACTGACCACGACAATGATCCGTTGCGGGCGCTGATGTCCGCCGGTTCCGCGCTCAAGGCCGACGAGCACGCCTGCGTGCAGGTCCTCGCCCGTCCCGCCACACCACGACGCGTGGGCAGGGCACGGCGGGCGGCGGGGCGGCTGCGGGACGGCAAGAGCCCGGTCCCGGTGATCAATCCGGCGGTGCCGCTGTTGTGGTTGATCGAGCTGTTCCTACCCTCCGCCGGCGGCGGTGGCCGGTCGACTGGTCGGCTTGGGCGCCGCGATCCGGGGGTGGAGCGAGACGTGCGGGCGATCCTGGACAAGACGTCCCACCCGCTGTGGCAGACCGGTGTCCGCTACGCCGTGGCAAAAGACAGCCGGCGTGGCGCGACAGATCCGCGTCCCCGGCTGCGGGCCGTGGCGGACGCGGTCGCGTCCAGTTTCGCCGTCTACGCCGGCCGTAATCAGCTGGCGCACCGGGCTCGCATGTCGGCGCCGGTCGCGGCGGTTGCCCGTCGGCGTCTCGGCGCCGGGTTCCTGGCGTCGACGCCGGAGCTGGCGGCGCTGGCCGCGCTGCCGCGGGATGTGGCCGTGCCGGGCCTAGACCGGGCGCGGGCCAAGTCGATGCCCGCTCCGGTCGCGGTAGCCACCGGTGGTCGGGGCGTGAAGGTCCTCGGTGACGCGGAGGTCGGCGGGCATACGGTGGCGCTGCGGGTGGCCGACGCGCGATATCACACGCACGTGATCGGCTCCACCGGCTCGGGAAAGACGACGCTGCTGGTGAACATGGCTGTGGACGACATCATCGCCGGTCGGGGGACGGTGGTGATCGACCCGCATGGAGACATGGTGCTGGACATTCTCGACCGGCTGCCGGCGTCTGTGGCGGAGCGGGTGGTGCTGTTCGACCCCGACCAGCCGAATCCGCCGACGCTGAACCCGCTGTCGGGTGACGATCCGGATCTGGTGGTCGACAACCTAGTGTCGATCTTCGGGAACATCTTCGCCAAGGCGTGGGGGCCGCGGATGGACGACGTGATGCGGGTGGCTTGTTTGACCTTGCTGCGTCACGCGAACGTCACTCTTCAGCACATTCCTCCGCTGCTCAACAGTGCGCAGTTCCGGTCGGCGATGACGGTCGGCTTGGATGATCCGGCTGGCCTGTCCGGGTTCTGGCAGTGGTACGACGAGCTCAACCCCGCGCTGCGGTCCCAGGTCATCGGGCCCGTCCTGGCCCGGCTGCGGGCGTTCCTGCTGCGGGACTTCGTCAAACGCACCATGCGCTACCCGCGCTCCAGCTTCGACATGGGCAAGGTCCTCGACGGTGGGGTGCTGCTGGTGCGCATCCCGAAGGGAACCCTGGGCGAGGACACCAGCAAGCTGCTGGGGTCTCTCGTGCTGGCGCAGGTGTGGCAGGCCGCGACCGCCCGGGCGAAGACCGCACCTGATCGGCGCCGCGACGCGACGTTGATCATTGACGAGGCGCAGAACTTCCTCACTCTGGCCAACTCGCTGGACACGATGCTCGCCGAGGCCCGCAAGTATCGGTTGTCGCTGGTGTTGTCCCATCAGGACCTGGCGCAGTTCCCCCGCGACCTGCTGGCCGCCGCGTCCGCGAACGCCCGCAACAAGATCTACTTCTCGTGCGCACCGGAGGACGCGCGTGTCCTGGCGCGGCACACGCTGCCCGAACTCGACGAGCACGACCTTACCCACCTCGACGCCTACACCGCCGTTGCCCGCCTCGTGGCCGACGGACGTCAGACACCGGCGTTCACGCTGAAGACCCGCCCGCCGAAGCGGGTTGTTGGGGAGGCCACCGCCATCCGGCAGGCAGCGGCGGCGGCGACGCCCGTCCAGGACACCAGCGCCATCGACGACCTCGTCGAGCAGTACTCCCGGCGCGGTGACCACGCGTCCCGGGGCCAGCACCGCCAGCGGTAG
- a CDS encoding VirB4 family type IV secretion system protein — MRIGNRFRTSTDGGRQRSALAAAAAPASVEVTPRMVRVGDGYAATLVVTGYPAEVGPAWLEPLLSWPGRLDLALHIEPLPAAIAASRLRNQRARFESSRRADAGRGKLSDPSVEAAAEDASDLADRLARGAAKLFGVGLYLTVHARTGDELLDACAQVKAAAASTLIEVQPATWRHLAGWTTTLPLVTDSLRMRRTMDTQALAAAFPLAGADLPAPLPGDPPTEGGVLYGVNPDSGGIVWWDRWAQENHNSVVLARSGAGKSYFVKLEILRNVYQRVQVAVIDPEDEYGRLADAVGGTIVRLGAHGVKINPFDLPVGDSRPDVLTRRGLFLHTLISVLLGQQPPPAERAALDRAILAVYRWAGITADPATHHRPAPLLRDLANMLQENGDEAGRQLAARMAPWVDGSFSDLFDGPTTTRPDGHLVVWSLRHLPDELRTVGTLLALDAIWRAVDAPDPTRSGIRRLVVVDEAWLLMRDGEGARFLFRMSKAARKRHAGLTVITQDVADVLGSDLGHAVVANAATQVLLKQAPQAIDAIGDAFRLTGGERRLLLAARVGHGLLISGTNRTSFEAIASDAEHLLCTTRPVDLDDEDSDL; from the coding sequence ATGAGGATCGGCAACCGCTTCCGCACCTCTACCGATGGTGGCCGTCAGCGCAGCGCGCTGGCGGCCGCTGCCGCGCCGGCGTCGGTTGAGGTGACTCCACGGATGGTGCGCGTCGGTGACGGCTACGCCGCGACTCTCGTCGTCACCGGCTACCCGGCCGAGGTCGGCCCGGCCTGGTTGGAGCCTCTGCTGTCCTGGCCGGGTCGCCTCGACCTCGCCCTGCACATCGAGCCGCTCCCCGCCGCGATCGCGGCGTCCCGGCTGCGTAACCAGCGGGCCCGCTTCGAATCCTCCCGTCGCGCCGATGCCGGACGGGGCAAGCTGTCCGACCCGTCGGTGGAGGCAGCAGCCGAAGACGCGTCCGACCTCGCCGACCGCCTGGCCCGGGGAGCGGCGAAGCTGTTCGGCGTCGGCCTGTATCTCACCGTGCACGCTCGCACGGGGGACGAACTGCTGGACGCGTGCGCGCAGGTGAAGGCCGCCGCAGCGTCGACGTTGATCGAGGTGCAGCCGGCCACCTGGCGGCACCTGGCCGGGTGGACTACCACCCTTCCGCTGGTGACGGACTCGCTGCGCATGCGCCGCACCATGGACACGCAGGCGTTGGCTGCGGCGTTCCCGCTCGCGGGCGCCGACCTGCCCGCGCCGCTGCCCGGTGACCCGCCCACCGAAGGTGGCGTGCTGTACGGGGTCAACCCGGACTCCGGTGGCATCGTGTGGTGGGACCGGTGGGCGCAGGAGAACCACAACAGTGTGGTCCTGGCTCGCTCCGGTGCCGGCAAGAGCTACTTCGTGAAGTTGGAGATCCTGCGCAACGTCTACCAGCGGGTGCAGGTGGCGGTGATCGATCCGGAGGACGAGTACGGCCGGTTGGCCGATGCGGTCGGTGGGACCATCGTCCGTCTCGGCGCGCATGGTGTGAAGATCAACCCGTTCGACCTGCCGGTCGGTGACAGCCGCCCGGATGTGCTCACCCGCCGCGGGTTGTTCCTGCACACGCTGATCAGCGTGCTGCTCGGCCAGCAGCCGCCACCGGCCGAACGCGCCGCCTTGGACCGGGCGATCCTCGCCGTGTATCGGTGGGCTGGCATCACCGCCGATCCGGCCACCCATCATCGGCCCGCCCCGTTGCTGCGCGACCTCGCCAACATGCTGCAAGAAAACGGCGACGAGGCGGGGCGGCAACTCGCGGCACGGATGGCCCCGTGGGTCGACGGATCGTTCTCCGACCTGTTCGACGGGCCGACCACGACTCGCCCGGACGGGCATCTGGTGGTGTGGTCGCTGCGGCATCTACCCGACGAGCTGCGCACCGTCGGCACGCTGCTGGCGTTGGACGCGATCTGGCGGGCCGTCGACGCCCCCGATCCGACCCGGTCGGGCATCCGCCGGCTGGTGGTGGTGGATGAGGCGTGGCTGCTCATGCGCGACGGTGAGGGAGCCCGATTCCTGTTCCGCATGTCGAAGGCCGCCCGGAAGCGTCACGCCGGCCTGACCGTCATCACCCAGGACGTCGCCGACGTCCTGGGCAGCGACCTCGGGCACGCGGTCGTCGCCAACGCCGCCACGCAGGTGCTGCTCAAGCAGGCCCCGCAGGCCATCGACGCGATCGGTGACGCGTTCAGGCTCACTGGCGGGGAACGGCGGCTGCTGCTCGCCGCGCGCGTCGGTCACGGACTGCTGATCTCGGGAACCAACCGCACCAGTTTCGAGGCCATCGCCTCCGACGCCGAGCATCTGCTGTGCACGACCCGACCGGTGGACCTCGACGACGAGGACTCGGATCTGTGA
- a CDS encoding PrgI family protein, whose product MPADVDAPDKVLYGLTFRQLAILAVAALGFYGGWRVLHHVVPAPVLVGVAVVAGGLVFGVAVGRRDGLPLDLWLLAAVRHTQAPSTLSTTDTTAKIPEWVQKPKAKVTLPAPLTLPADAIDDSGEIRLRDLRAAMVAVTTVNLALRTPDEQAALVDGFGRWLNSLSTPTQIVVSAQPVDLHSHARTLAAAAAVLPHPALAGAAADHARFLEELAHRRDPLRRQVLIVTQAAAGERTGRAARRRADDTARALGGLGVAARVLDGAAVTAAIAAAADPYRPARPGGLAAPDTVIRGPAPGRRATRRERRST is encoded by the coding sequence ATGCCCGCCGACGTTGACGCCCCCGACAAGGTCCTTTACGGGCTGACGTTCCGGCAGCTGGCCATCCTTGCTGTCGCTGCCCTCGGCTTTTACGGCGGATGGCGGGTTCTGCATCATGTCGTGCCCGCTCCCGTGCTCGTGGGCGTGGCCGTCGTGGCCGGCGGCCTGGTGTTCGGCGTCGCGGTCGGTCGCCGCGACGGGCTGCCCTTGGACCTGTGGTTACTCGCCGCCGTGCGGCACACGCAGGCACCGTCGACGTTGTCGACCACCGACACGACGGCGAAGATCCCGGAATGGGTGCAGAAACCGAAGGCGAAAGTGACGCTGCCGGCGCCGCTGACGTTGCCCGCTGACGCCATCGACGACAGCGGTGAGATACGGCTACGCGACCTGAGGGCGGCCATGGTCGCCGTCACCACCGTCAACCTCGCTCTGCGCACACCGGACGAGCAGGCCGCCCTGGTCGACGGGTTCGGCCGCTGGCTCAACAGCCTGTCGACCCCGACGCAGATCGTCGTGTCCGCGCAGCCGGTCGACCTGCACTCCCACGCCCGCACCCTCGCAGCGGCAGCCGCCGTCCTGCCGCATCCGGCTCTGGCCGGCGCAGCAGCCGACCATGCCCGGTTCCTCGAGGAGCTCGCCCACCGGCGGGACCCGCTGCGCCGGCAGGTCCTCATCGTCACCCAAGCGGCTGCCGGTGAGCGGACTGGTCGTGCCGCACGGCGGCGCGCCGACGACACCGCCCGTGCGCTGGGTGGGCTCGGTGTCGCCGCTCGCGTCCTGGACGGCGCGGCTGTCACCGCGGCGATCGCTGCGGCGGCAGACCCCTACCGGCCAGCCCGCCCTGGCGGTCTGGCCGCCCCCGACACGGTGATCCGCGGCCCGGCTCCCGGCAGACGCGCCACCCGAAGAGAAAGGCGATCGACATGA
- a CDS encoding pilin — MFRTSIPRPPARSRAVPRCRLVGRVAGVTTAVVLLLSLPAAAHADPGGSAYLAANSLPVVIGNLKAWLLGILTSLATLFLVLAGVYWSTAGGDPTQVEKAKGALKNALVGYGLAVLAPVLLQIVQGIVGG; from the coding sequence ATGTTCCGCACTTCGATCCCACGCCCACCGGCACGTTCACGTGCCGTCCCCCGATGCCGCCTCGTCGGCCGTGTGGCCGGTGTGACAACGGCGGTCGTTCTGCTGTTGTCCCTGCCGGCCGCCGCGCATGCCGACCCGGGTGGGTCGGCGTATCTGGCGGCGAACTCGCTGCCGGTTGTGATCGGCAACCTGAAAGCGTGGCTGCTGGGCATCCTCACCTCGTTGGCGACCTTGTTTCTCGTCCTGGCTGGCGTGTACTGGTCCACCGCTGGCGGCGACCCGACCCAGGTCGAGAAGGCCAAGGGTGCGCTGAAGAACGCGCTGGTCGGCTATGGCCTGGCGGTCCTGGCGCCGGTGCTGCTGCAGATCGTCCAGGGAATTGTCGGTGGCTGA
- a CDS encoding DNA cytosine methyltransferase — MIVPRPQPRIGSLCTGYGGLDTAVEMVLGGRLTWYAETDRHARAVCAHHWPHLPNLGDIRTIDWTHVPAVDIVTAGFPCQDISNAGKRAGINGPQSNLWHYITRALRVLRPPLVFVENVAALRRRGLDVVHTDLATLGYDTSWLCLRASDIGAPHRRDRLFLLATTGSGGQAANAAHALRP, encoded by the coding sequence ATGATTGTCCCACGACCCCAACCACGCATCGGATCGCTCTGCACGGGCTACGGAGGCCTCGACACGGCCGTCGAGATGGTGCTCGGCGGCCGGCTCACCTGGTACGCCGAAACCGACCGACACGCCCGCGCCGTCTGCGCCCACCACTGGCCGCACCTTCCCAACCTCGGAGACATCCGCACCATCGACTGGACCCACGTCCCCGCCGTTGACATCGTCACCGCCGGGTTCCCCTGCCAGGACATCTCCAACGCCGGTAAACGCGCCGGCATCAACGGCCCTCAGTCCAACCTGTGGCACTACATCACCCGAGCCCTTCGCGTCCTTCGACCACCGCTCGTGTTCGTGGAGAACGTGGCCGCCCTGCGGCGGCGCGGACTCGACGTCGTTCACACCGACCTGGCCACGCTCGGGTACGACACGAGCTGGCTATGCCTACGCGCATCCGACATCGGCGCACCCCACCGACGTGATCGGCTGTTCCTGCTCGCCACCACCGGCAGCGGAGGACAAGCTGCGAACGCTGCCCACGCCTTGCGCCCGTGA
- a CDS encoding helix-turn-helix domain-containing protein, with protein MSVEAVTWALTHAPDVPPSCLAVLIGLANHADDSGRGAFPRQERLAFYARKTVRSVQTDLKTLESLGLIRRGDQTRAAFLAADRRPVVWDLALERRRPLPVPQESLVPPQPDDCRQPASVTGTRRADPARAHQRGEASFRTGRSTLRNGAKPASERGEAHIRTRRSPHPNGVKCASDEPSLTINKPTARPLARSAIGAPAPSPRKDQCSRHRGNPARNCGPCRAETLGGLT; from the coding sequence ATGAGCGTCGAGGCTGTCACCTGGGCGCTCACCCACGCACCGGACGTTCCCCCGTCCTGCCTCGCCGTACTTATCGGCCTGGCGAACCACGCAGACGACAGTGGCCGCGGCGCGTTCCCCCGCCAGGAACGCCTCGCCTTCTACGCCCGCAAGACCGTCCGATCAGTGCAAACCGACCTGAAAACCCTCGAAAGCCTCGGTCTGATTCGCCGTGGCGACCAGACCCGCGCTGCCTTCTTGGCCGCGGACCGCAGGCCGGTCGTTTGGGACCTTGCGCTGGAACGTCGTCGACCGTTACCCGTTCCCCAGGAATCGCTCGTGCCACCACAGCCCGACGATTGCCGGCAACCCGCAAGCGTGACCGGCACCCGCCGAGCCGATCCGGCCCGCGCGCACCAACGGGGCGAAGCGTCCTTCCGAACGGGACGAAGCACGCTTCGCAACGGGGCGAAGCCCGCATCCGAACGGGGCGAAGCCCACATCCGCACGAGGCGAAGCCCACATCCGAACGGGGTGAAGTGTGCTTCAGACGAACCGTCCTTAACCATCAATAAACCAACTGCGCGCCCGCTCGCGCGATCCGCCATCGGCGCCCCCGCCCCCAGCCCTCGCAAGGACCAATGCTCTCGACATCGGGGCAACCCCGCCCGAAACTGCGGCCCCTGCCGGGCCGAAACGCTCGGCGGCCTGACCTGA
- a CDS encoding NADAR family protein, with product MPDTAAPPSSRSELQALAATGARVKYLFFWGHQPQKNGGVGPGCLSQWWPAPFVVDGVRYATAEHYMMAGKARLFGDEAIVAQMLTAPHPGAVKALGRQVRDFDQATWEAHRFDLFVAGNVAKFSQHPDLGQHLSRTGDRVLVEASPLDRVWGIGLPATDPRAHDPAQWRGQNLLGFALMQVRARLATG from the coding sequence ATGCCCGACACCGCCGCCCCGCCGTCCAGCCGCTCCGAGCTGCAGGCGCTCGCCGCTACCGGCGCACGGGTGAAATACCTGTTCTTCTGGGGGCACCAGCCCCAGAAGAACGGCGGCGTCGGGCCGGGTTGCCTGAGCCAGTGGTGGCCGGCACCGTTCGTCGTGGACGGGGTCCGGTACGCCACCGCCGAGCACTACATGATGGCCGGCAAGGCCCGCCTGTTCGGCGACGAGGCGATCGTCGCGCAGATGCTCACGGCACCGCACCCGGGTGCGGTCAAGGCGCTGGGCCGGCAGGTCCGCGACTTCGACCAAGCCACCTGGGAGGCGCACCGCTTCGACCTGTTCGTCGCCGGCAACGTGGCGAAGTTCAGCCAGCACCCCGACCTCGGGCAGCACCTGTCCCGCACGGGCGATCGGGTGCTGGTGGAGGCCAGTCCGCTCGATCGGGTGTGGGGCATCGGCCTGCCCGCCACGGACCCCCGCGCACACGACCCTGCCCAGTGGCGCGGCCAAAATCTCCTCGGCTTCGCGCTGATGCAGGTCCGCGCCCGGCTCGCCACCGGATGA